Proteins from one Peromyscus eremicus unplaced genomic scaffold, PerEre_H2_v1 PerEre#2#chr22_unloc_1, whole genome shotgun sequence genomic window:
- the Nfilz gene encoding NFIL3 like protein — protein sequence MNVDTLGLPNVSHGSSKALWGTRRDPPMRRQREFMPEEKKDSVYWEKRRKNNEAAKRSREKRRLNDVAIEGRLTMLLEENAVLRAELQALKLRFGLLPSVCGPRTLPLQPLLWKSSWTGDSHSGADSFLSLPGAHGCLFKPYAEDSGIPGCSGCLVAQGWAGLAASPRFLQESQPLTPRIVDRTFHATFPAAIFGCHFLDGHMGPRTQLKSCCGLWSPVPTGSHASGPSDILLTSSESSIGFSPDMTCPVPGDRSEGLAQTSLPHKLRIKSQTSNSLC from the coding sequence ATGAATGTGGATACCTTGGGCCTGCCCAACGTATCTCATGGTTCCAGCAAAGCACTCTGGGGCACTCGCAGGGATCCACCAATGCGCCGACAGAGGGAGTTTATGCCGGAGGAGAAGAAGGACTCAGTTTACTGGGAGAAACGGAGAAAGAACAATGAGGCGGCCAAGCGGTCCCGGGAAAAGCGACGTCTTAATGATGTGGCCATTGAAGGCAGGCTGACCATGCTGCTGGAGGAGAATGCTGTACTAAGGGCTGAGCTGCAAGCACTCAAACTTCGATTTGGCCTTTTGCCTTCTGTGTGTGGTCCCCGGACGTTGCCCTTGCAGCCCTTGCTGTGGAAGTCTTCCTGGACTGGGGACTCCCATTCAGGGGCTGACTCATTCTTATctttgcctggtgcccatggctGCCTGTTCAAACCATATGCCGAGGATTCTGGGATTCCAGGTTGCTCAGGCTGTCTGGTAGCTCAAGGGTGGGCTGGCTTAGCTGCTTCCCCCAGGTTCTTGCAAGAGTCACAGCCCCTGACCCCCAGGATAGTTGACAGGACCTTTCATGCCACCTTCCCAGCGGCTATCTTTGGTTGTCATTTCTTAGATGGGCATATGGGACCCAGAACACAGCTCAAGTCTTGTTGTGGGCTGTGGTCACCTGTGCCCACTGGATCCCATGCCTCAGGGCCCTCAGATATATTGCTGACATCCTCTGAGAGTTCCATTGGGTTTTCACCTGATATGACCTGCCCTGTCCCAGGTGACAGGTCTGAGGGTCTGGCCCAGACTTCCCTGCCTCACAAACTGCGGATCAAATCCCAAACCTCAAACAGCTTATGTTGA